The following are encoded together in the Ranitomeya imitator isolate aRanImi1 chromosome 4, aRanImi1.pri, whole genome shotgun sequence genome:
- the LOC138674865 gene encoding olfactory receptor 11L1-like, producing MQPSNSNRVTDIVLLGFQNLQGFRISFFLLLLIIYCVTICGNLLIILVVSSSRSLHSPMYFFLTQLSFSDILLSTTIVPIMLHIVLYEGSSVSFIGCLIQFYFFLASETLETLLLTLMSYDRYQAICHPLHYTSVMTLTFCLKAVLLCWVMMIAVILAFFIAMSYLWFCGPNVIDHFFCDLDPILELSCSDTFFMKIEDMILAVPLGLCPFTVIIISYAYIIITILKIPSETGRKKTFSTCSSHLVVVSLYYGSLFIIYLFPNTGNIKKLFSMLYTVITPLLNPIIYSLSNRDVKQEFKKLKSKMSSAL from the coding sequence ATGCAGCCCAGCAATTCCAACAGAGTGACTGATATTGTGCTCTTAGGATTCCAGAATTTACAAGGTTTTAGGATTTCTTTCTTTCTTCTCCTCCTGATCATCTACTGTGTGACTATATGTGGAAACCTCCTGATCATTCTGGTGGTGTCCTCCAGCCGATCGCTCCACTCTCCCATGTACTTCTTCCTCACACAACTCTCCTTCTCCGATATTCTTCTCTCCACCACCATCGTACCCATCATGCTCCACATTGTGCTGTATGAAGGAAGTTCTGTGTCCTTTATTGGGTGTTTGATacaattttatttctttttagccTCAGAAACTTTGGAAACTCTTCTCCTGACCTTGATGTCCTATGACCGGTATCAGGCCATCTGTCACCCTCTACATTACACCTCAGTGATGACTCTCACATTTTGTTTAAAAGCCGTTCTCTTGTGTTGGGTGATGATGATTGCTGTTATATTGGCTTTTTTCATAGCCATGAGTTATTTGTGGTTCTGTGGACCAAACGTCATTGACCATTTCTTCTGCGATTTAGATCCAATACTTGAACTTTCCTGCTCAGACACCTTCTTCATGAAAATAGAAGACATGATATTGGCGGTACCATTAGGTCTTTGCCCCTTTACTGTCATTATAATTTCTTATGCCTATATTATCATCACCATACTGAAGATCCCCTCTGAAACCGGACGAAAGAAGACCTTCTCCACCTGTAGCTCTCACCTGGTTGTGGTGTCCTTATATTACGGGTCACtttttattatctatttatttccAAATACTGGAaatataaagaaattattttccaTGCTCTACACAGTTATAACCCCGCTCCTCAATCCTATAATTTACAGTTTGAGTAATAGAGATGTTAAGCAGGAATTTAAAAAGCTCAAGAGCAAAATGTCATCTGCTCTGTAA